The proteins below are encoded in one region of Rhododendron vialii isolate Sample 1 chromosome 7a, ASM3025357v1:
- the LOC131334217 gene encoding uncharacterized protein LOC131334217 isoform X4, giving the protein MLLQLKKGYYMFCVPLYRSLCSVASWQIACLTSGPPYLLYKLYCQLFVLMSSALITWMIVSLNGSNLLCNMLYLRLWQHLLCQYFDHCSKLVLATCHRFLHHMLAKAACVLIDLCSGVLAPWMAQVIAKVDLTLELLEDLLGVIQGAHRSLARAALKYIILALSGHMDDIIAKYKDVKHRILFLLEMFEPYLDPAITPMKSPIAFGNLSPVFQEQQAQTCGIAINVIRTAVRKPAVLPSLESEWRRGSVAPSVLLSILEPHMRLPPEIDHCKCPVAEPLGQETVNVSPLSSVTRFGGASSKLVNQDDADGKTDVADTSSKMDIFEDVSLFFAPSELRNMALTSVSGSPDRKTLDLKRRTISAEDKRVVERNLNNLVNNGLSFDAGGCSAEYFNLHADCMQLINYRDCELRATEFRRLALDLHSQHKITPEGHDAALDALLLAAECYVNPFFLTSFLDAPKVPNTMKTSEMENPEKHDFAVVNSVLKKNDNDLETVAFLERRRDKIVLEILLEAAELDKRYQKTVSERELSPIYAEENEEVVNLSQHDILSADAVTLVRQNQEILCKFLIQRLQKEQHSMHEILMQSLLFLLQSATKLFCSPEDIVDIILGSAEHLTGLLISIYHHFKEGNWQLDSGKVHEVQRRWMLLQRLVIASSGCDEAPAFPTDVNNGFRFANLIPSAAWMKKIPTFSSSISPLVRFLGWMAVSRNAKQYLKDRLFLVSDLSQLTYLLSIFGDELALVDNIAEEKDEKKVQPVVQDDRSIKNGFEIPSQQNADKSFQAIYPAISQFFPSMRKQFEAFGEIILESVGLQLRSLSSSVVPDLLCWFSDLCSWPFFQKGKDHFLYQNNSNYFKGFVAKNAKAIILYTLEAIVIEHMEAMVPEIPRVVQVLVSLSRTSYCDVSFLDSVLRLLKPIISYSLNKVSNEEELFTDDSCVNFESLCFDELFTNVRESNENEGSPGEKVYSRALTIFILASVFPDLSFHHKREILQSLMVWADFATSEPTTYCHDYLCAFQTLMESCMVLLVETLRVLGVIPLKVPLHCDVNAGVPADNSSESHFVFLDEVCQSPCATEMSENPERNSFDGVISQQKVCHLAVSEVEDFSKDLEGLISKINPTIELCWKIHHQLAKKLTLASGQCYVYSRCLSSVARKASISALVEDESILPSKSVDQFTDNWKIALEGLAEMIIVLQETHCWEVASVMFDCLLRVPRCLSLDSVIGIVCTAIKKFSYSGPTIAWRLQTDKWLSLLFARGIESLNDGEIPLVNLLCAMLGHAEPEQRFISLQHLGRLVGQDVYSGKTLLSSISRENPLVFVSEPILKPLVSSTWDCVAVVASSDTSLLLRTRAMLLLVDYVPFAERHQLQSLLASGDTVLYGLGRFAHVTCEGPLVQLSLAILASVCLHSPAEDISLIPQVVWKNIETLGMSSIEGKPGELEKKACQALCRLKYEGDEAKEVSSYKEYLKEVLSSSSSKQVNLDFGSTRESILQVLANLTSVQSYFDFFSKKIDQKVTELEEAEMELDLLQKEQVVQESSHDSKEWCQHPFVATPAKDDDRLQKIKDSIRSLEKSKLKEEIIARRQKKLLIRRARQKYLEEAALREAELLQELDSERTIEVEREVERQKLLELERAKTRELRHQLDMEKEKQSQRELQRELEQVESGLRPARREFPTSTHSSRPRERYRERENGRSSNEGNLRAMSGSLQTETGTSNSSLTNMPSVVLAGSRPFSGQVPTILQSRDRLDDGGSSYEENFDGSKDSGDTGSVGDPDLVSALDGQPGGVGSAQRHGPRGSKPSRQMIERRERDGRREGKWERKHY; this is encoded by the exons ATGTTGCTGCAGTTGAAGAAGGGATATTACATGTTCTGTGTGCCTTTGTATCGCAG CCTTTGCTCTGTAGCAAGTTGGCAGATAGCATGTCTGACTTCTGGTCCGCCTTACCTCTTGTACAAGCTTTATTGCCAG CTCTTCGTCCTAATGTCGTCGGCTCTGATCACGTGGATGATAGTTTCTCTCAATGGAAGCAACCTTCTGTGCAACATGCTCTATCTCAG ATTGTGGCAACATCTTCTTTGCCAGTATTTCGACCACTGCTCCAAGCTTGTGCTGGCTACTTGTCATCGTTTTCTCCATCACATGTTG GCTAAAGCTGCATGTGTTCTCATCGATTTGTGCTCTGGGGTGCTGGCCCCATGGATGGCTCAAGTGATTGCTAAG GTGGACTTGACTCTGGAGCTTCTCGAGGACCTTTTAGGTGTAATCCAG GGTGCTCACCGTTCCTTAGCTCGTGCTGCTCTTAAATACATTATACTGGCTCTGTCAGGGCATATGGATGACATAATCGCAAAATATAAG GATGTTAAGCACCGGATTCTCTTTCTTCTGGAGATGTTCGAGCCTTATCTTGATCCTGCCATAACCCCTATGAAGAGCCCGATTGCCTTTGGAAATTTGTCTCCAGTTTTCCAGGAACAGCAGGCACAGACCTGTGGAATTGCAATAAATGTAATTCGCACAGCAGTAAGAAAGCCTGCTGTTCTCCCATCCTTAGAATCCGAATGGAGGCGTGGTTCAGTTGCTCCTAG TGTACTTCTCTCAATATTGGAACCTCACATGCGGTTACCTCCTGAAATTGACCATTGCAAGTGTCCTGTTGCAGAGCCTCTGGGGCAAGAGACAGTGAATGTTTCACCTCTATCTTCTGTAACTCGCTTTGGAGGAGCCTCTTCAAAATTAGTTAACCAAGATGATGCTGATGGAAAGACAGATGTTGCTGATACCAGCTCGAAGATGGATATTTTTGAAGATGTCAGTCTTTTCTTTGCACCCTCAGAATTGAGGAACATGGCATTGACTTCTGTTTCTGGCAGCCCTGATAGAAAGACCTTAGATTTGAAACGTAGGACTATCAGCGCGGAAGATAAACGTGTAGTGGAGAGAAATTTGAATAATCTGGTGAACAATGGGTTGTCATTTGATGCTGGTGGTTGTTCAGCAGAGTACTTCAATTTGCATGCAGATTGTATGCAACTTATAAATTATCGAGATTGTGAGTTGCGGGCCACTGAGTTTCGGCGTTTGGCTTTAGACTTACACTCGCAGCATAAGATTACTCCTGAGGGTCATGATGCTGCTTTAGATGCTTTGCTTTTGGCAGCCGAATGTTATGTGAATCCTTTCTTTCTGACGTCCTTCCTAGACGCTCCAAAGGTTCCTAATACGATGAAGACTAGCGAGATGGAAAACCCAGAAAAACATGATTTTGCAGTGGTTAAcagtgttttgaaaaagaacgACAACGACTTGGAAACGGTAGCTTTTCTTGAAAGGAGAAGGGACAAAATTGTGCTTGAAATTTTGCTTGAAGCTGCTGAATTGGACAAGAGATATCAGAAAACTGTGTCAGAGAGGGAATTATCTCCCATTTATGctgaagaaaatgaagaagtcGTAAATCTGTCCCAGCATGACATACTGTCTGCAGATGCTGTCACCTTGGTTCGACAGAATCAAGAAATTTTGTGCAAGTTTCTGATTCAACGTTTGCAGAAGGAGCAACACTCAATGCatgaaatacttatgcaaagcCTTCTATTTTTGTTGCAGTCAGCAACTAAACTCTTCTGCTCTCCTGAAGATATTGTTGATATCATATTAGGGTCTGCTGAGCACTTGACTGGGCTGCTTATATCTATTTATCATCATTTCAAGGAAGGGAATTGGCAGTTGGATTCAGGGAAGGTACATGAGGTACAACGTCGGTGGATGCTTCTTCAAAGACTGGTAATTGCTTCAAGCGGTTGCGACGAGGCCCCCGCCTTTCCAACTGATGTCAATAATGGTTTTCGGTTTGCGAATCTAATTCCCTCTGCAGCCTGGATGAAGAAAATACCTACTTTCTCCTCTAGTATTTCCCCTCTAGTTAGGTTTCTTGGTTGGATGGCAGTATCTCGTAATGCTAAACAGTATCTGAAGGATCGGCTCTTCCTTGTGTCAGATCTGTCACAGCTGACATACTtactctctatttttggagatGAGCTTGCTCTAGTAGATAACATTGCTgaagagaaagatgagaaaAAGGTCCAACCAGTTGTCCAAGATGACAGAAGTATCAAAAATGGCTTTGAGATTCCGAGTCAACAGAATGCAGACAAATCTTTTCAAGCCATATACCCTGCTATTAGTCAGTTCTTTCCCAGCATGAGAAAACAATTTGAAGCATTTGGAGAAATTATCTTGGAGTCTGTAGGATTGCAGTTGAGATCTCTTTCATCAAGTGTCGTGCCAGATTTGTTGTGTTGGTTTTCTGATTTATGTTCATGGCCTTTTTTCCAGAAAGGCAAGGACCATTTTTTATACCAGAATAATTCTAATTATTTTAAAGGTTTTGTTGCAAAGAATGCAAAGGCAATCATCCTATACACACTTGAAGCCATCGTAATTGAACACATGGAAGCTATGGTGCCTGAAATCCCACGAGTGGTACAAGTGCTTGTATCCCTATCTAGAACCTCATACTGCGATGTGTCGTTTCTGGACTCTGTATTGCGGTTGTTAAAGCCAATAATCTCATATTCTCTGAATAAGGTGTCTAATGAGGAAGAATTATTTACTGATGATTCCTGTGTCAATTTTGAGTCTCTGTGCTTTGATGAGCTTTTTACTAATGTGAGAGAAAGCAATGAGAATGAAGGTTCTCCGGGTGAAAAAGTATATAGCAGGGCACTAACGATATTTATTTTAGCTTCTGTATTTCCTGATTTGTCCTTCCACCATAAAAGGGAAATTCTGCAGTCTTTAATGGTGTGGGCTGATTTTGCTACTTCTGAGCCAACAACTTATTGTCATGATTACCTATGTGCATTTCAGACTCTAATGGAAAGTTGCATGGTTTTGCTAGTTGAGACTTTAAGAGTCCTTGGTGTTATTCCACTGAAGGTGCCCCTGCATTGTGATGTAAATGCTGGTGTACCTGCTGATAATAGCTCAGAATCACATTTCGTGTTTCTTGATGAGGTCTGTCAGAGCCCATGTGCAACTGAGATGTCTGAGAACCCAGAACGCAACAGTTTTGATGGTGTGATCTCACAACAGAAGGTTTGTCATTTAGCTGTTTCAGAAGTGGAAGACTTTTCTAAAGACTTGGAGGGACTCATTTCCAAGATTAATCCTACTATTGAGCTCTGTTGGAAGATTCATCATCAGTTGGCGAAGAAGCTAACTCTAGCATCAGGACAATGTTATGTTTACTCGAGATGCTTATCTTCAGTTGCACGTAAGGCTTCCATTTCTGCTCTGGTAGAGGACGAGAGTATCCTTCCATCTAAATCAGTTGACCAATTCACGGATAATTGGAAGATTGCTCTGGAAGGACTCGCTGAAATGATTATTGTGTTGCAAGAAACCCACTGCTGGGAAGTTGCATCTGTTATGTTCGATTGTCTACTTAGAGTCCCTCGATGCCTTTCTCTTGATAGTGTGATTGGTATAGTCTGTACTGCAATAAAGAAATTCTCCTATAGTGGACCGACCATTGCTTGGCGTTTGCAGACTGATAAGTGGTTGTCACTTTTATTTGCAAGAGGTATCGAGAGCCTTAACGATGGTGAAATTCCTTTGGTCAATCTGCTCTGTGCAATGCTTGGTCATGCAGAGCCAGAGCAACGCTTTATATCCCTTCAGCACTTGGGAAGACTTGTGGGCCAGGATGTGTACAGTGGGAAAACATTATTATCCTCTATATCTCGCGAGAACCCTCTAGTTTTCGTCTCTGAGCCAATTTTGAAGCCTCTCGTTTCAAGCACATGGGATTGTGTGGCCGTGGTGGCATCATCTGACACGTCGTTACTTTTAAGAACTCGTGCAATGTTACTCCTTGTTGACTATGTTCCTTTTGCTGAGAGGCACCAGTTACAGTCTCTTCTTGCATCAGGTGATACTGTTCTTTATGGTTTGGGAAGATTTGCACATGTGACATGTGAAGGCCCATTAGTACAACTTTCGTTAGCAATCCTAGCCAGTGTTTGCCTGCACTCTCCTGCTGAAGATATTTCTCTAATTCCTCAAGTTGTTTGGAAAAACATTGAAACTTTGGGGATGTCAAGTATTG AAGGAAAACCTGGGGAGCTTGAAAAGAAAGCCTGCCAAGCTTTGTGCAGACTGAAATATGAAGGAGATGAGGCGAAAGAGGTCAGTAGTTATAAAGAG TACCTGAAAGAAGTGCTCTCATCAAGTTCTTCAAAACAAGTGAACCTGGATTTTGGAAGTACTCGTGAATCAATTCTTCAG GTGCTTGCCAATTTAACTTCTGTTCAGTCATACTTTGATTTCTTCTCCAAGAAGATTGACCAAAAGGTTACG GAGTTAGAGGAGGCTGAAATGGAACTTGACCTTCTCCAGAAAGAGCAGGTGGTTCAGGAATCGTCTCATGATAGCAAAGAATGGTGTCAGCATCCCTTTGTAGCGA CTCCTGCGAAAGATGATGACCGTCTTCAGAAAATCAAGGACAGCATTCGATCTTT AGAAAAGTCTAAACTCAAAGAAGAGATAATAGCCCGCAGGCAAAAAAAGCTTCTTATAAGACGTGCCCGTCAGAAGTATTTGGAAGAGGCAGCTTTACGAGAAGCAGAACTACTTCAAGAACTTGATAG TGAGAGGACAATAGAAGTGGAAAGGGAAGTTGAGAGACAGAAATTGCTGGAACTTGAGCGCGCAAAAACGAGAGAGCTTCGTCACCAGCTTGACATGGAGAAAGAGAAGCAATCACAG AGGGAACTCCAACGTGAACTAGAGCAAGTTGAATCTGGACTTCGGCCTGCACGACGGGAGTTCCCTACCTCAACTCATAGTAG TCGGCCTCGGGAAAGATATCGTGAAAGAGAAAATGGAAGATCGAGTAATGAAGGCAACTTAAGAGCAATGAGTGGCAGCTTGCAGACAGAGACTGGCACCAGCAATTCTTCTTTGACAAATATGCCCTCAGTTGTTCTTGCCGGATCTCGGCCTTTTTCAGGCCAAGTTCCTACAATTCTGCAATCGCGTGACCGTTTAGATGACGGTGGCAGCAGTTatgaagaaaattttgatggaaGCAAGGACTCGGGTGACACAGGGAGTGTTGGGGATCCAGACCTAGTGTCTGCATTAGATGGACAGCCAGGTGGGGTGGGGTCAGCTCAAAGACATGGACCAAGAGGGAGCAAGCCGTCTAGGCAGATGATTGAGCGGAGAGAACGCGATGGTAGGCGCGAAGGAAAATGGGAGAGAAAACATTACTAA